The following DNA comes from Enterocloster bolteae.
CTGGCAATCTGAAGATGGAACTCTATATCCTTCTCATAATGGGATTCCTGCATCTGGATCTGCCAGCGCACCTCCGCCTCCAGCTCCATCAGTTTCCGGCAGTCCTCATAAGTCGCATTGGTAGCTGCCAGGGCAGCGATATCCGGTTCCAGCATCAGCCTTACTTCTGAAAACTCCAGCGCTTTATTTGGCAGCTCTTCCGGCAAAAATGCTCCCAAAAGGTTTGGCGTCTCTCCCCCGCTGATCTCAATGGGCTTTTGCTTCTGCCTCAAAAGATAGGTGCCGCTGCCCTGAACAACCTCCACCAACCCTTCAAACCGCAGCAGTTTTACCGCATCCCGGACAGTCCCTCTGCCAACCTCGCAGTATTCGGCCATCTGCAGCTCATTTGGAAGCCTATCGCCCGCCTTCATTTCATTCTCAATAATATACTGCCGTATCTTCACGGCCACCCGCTCCGAGAGCGTCTCTGTCTTTTGTCTCACCCAGACACCGCCTTTTTCCATCATGTTTTCTGTCAGTATACAATACCGCCGGGGTTCTGCAGGTGCAGGCACATTCAATCATCCAATCCCGCCATACACAATTCCCAGTATGAACACTATCACGGCCAGCGGCACATAGACATACCTGGCTAAAGGTCCGAAGAACTCTCCCAAAGGCTTTTTCCTGCCTTCCTCCAGTTCCTCCCGTATCTCCTTATATCCCAGAATATAATAAATGGATACAGCCCCCAGCACTGCGCCGAAGGGCACCACAATAATGGTGATGAAATCCATCCACGAACCCACCTTAGGCTCTGACTCCAGAAAAATACCCACTAACAGGGCAATGCCGCTGCACAGAGCCACGGCCGCTTTCCTGGGAAGCTTAAACCGGTTCTGCCATGACTCGCTTACGGCCTCAAACATATTAATTAAGCTGGTGATGCCCGCAAAAGCCACGGACAGGAAGAATATCACTGCGAACAGCCTTCCCATAGGCATCTGCCGGAAAATCTCAGGCAGGGTGATAAACATAAGGGGCGGGCCTGCGTTTGGCTCAATGCCGAATGCAAATACAGCAGGCATGATGGCAAGGGCAGCCATCATGGCAGCCACCGTATCAAAAAAAGCAGTGCGGATGGATGCCTTGGGTATATCCTCTGTCTTGGCCAGATAGGTGCCGTACACAATCATTCCCGAGCCCGTGATGGACAGTGAGAAAAACGCCTGTCCCATTGCCATGACCCAGGTATCCACCTTTAATAAATCACTCCAGTCCGGGGCAAAGAGGAATTTATATCCTTCTGCCGCCCCCGGCAGGAAGGCCACACGGATGGCCAGTATTGCAAACAATACAAAGAAGGAAGGCATCAGGACCTTATTAATCTTCTCAATACCCTTGGTGGCCCCAAACATAAGGATGCCGGCCGCAGTCACCACCACCAGGACATGCCAGGGAACACTTCCGAACTCACCTGTGGCCTGGCTGAAATAGGCCGCTGCATCCGCTGTAAGGATAGCCCCTGTTACGGATCCTGCCAGGGCTCTTACCACCCAGCCCACGATAATGGCATACCCAATGGCGATACCTAAAGAACCCAGAAGAGGAATCCAGCCCAGGAAATACCCCAGCCTGCCCTTTTCTATTTTTTTCCAGCAATATTCATAGGCGCCCAGGGTTCCGGTCCTGGCCCGGCGTCCAATGGCAAACTCAGCCGACAGCCCTACCAGGCCAAATAATACAATGAATAGAATATAGGGCACCAGAAACGCGCCGCCGCCGTATTGCCCTACGCGGTACGGAAACATCCAGATATTGCCCATTCCCACTGCGGAACCCACACAGGCCAGCACAAATCCCAGGCTGCTTCCAAAGCCGCCGTTCTGGTGCACGGCTGCCGGTGAGGAATCCGTTTTTTTCTGCTTGTTCATAACTTCTCCTTTATGACATACATTTAGACGGCCTGCGGTCCTGCATGAAAATGAAACAGGACTGCCTGTAACGCCATCTTTAATATACTACCCCATTTACACCATTTAGTCAAAGTTTTAAAGCAAAAAAGCGGCAATTAGAAAAATCCGAAAAGCAATCCACAAAGAACCGGCATCTGTTATAACATATCGACCACATCATAGCTGCTTCCGTTCCACACTGCCGGACGCACCTGCCTGGTCTTAAGCTGTTCCACAAAATCCTTCAGACAGTCTACCTTCTCCGGCAGCCATGTGGCATACTTTCCAATCTGGCCCTTGGTGTGGGCATCACTGGCCCCTATGGTCTTAAGTCCTAATTCCCGGCAGTAAGAAAATGCCCTGCGGTTGGCCTCCAGGGCCGTACTGCCGTTTAACACCTCCACCCCGTGGAGCCCTTTGACCGCGCGGAGATTTTCCTCCAGACCGCGGTTATTGTTCCGGAAAGGGTGGCAGGAGACACAGAAACCGCCGGCCTCATTAACATGGTTTATAAAATCCTGGGCATCCACCCGGCAGCCGGGATAATCTTCAATCCCCCACGCCGTGATATCCCCCTGAAGGGAAAAGAACTCAATACCCACAAAAATGGGAAAACCGGTCCTGTCTGAATACTCTGCCGCATATTCCCTGAGTCCCATGCTGTCATGGTCCGTGATGCAGACAGCGTCCAGCCCCCTGCCCCGCGCTGTGGTCACAATTTCCTCCAGGCTTATTTTGCTGTCCGATGAATAAGTACACTCATGAAGATGCATGTCAACCAGCATTTAGGTTCCTCCTATCTCTTGATAATTTTAAGCAGCCTGCCGTCCTCTGTCCATACCAGGCTCTCCAGATCCATGAATTCAGCCACAAACGGGCTGGCCGGCTTCCGGCAAAGGTCCAGGGGCGCGTCATTCTGGACCAGCTCGCCCTGGTCCATGATAGCGATACGGTCAGCCAGGATAATGGCCTCCTCCTGGTCGTGGGTGACGAACACCATGGTCAGCCCCAGGTCTTTCTGGAGCCGTTTCAATTCATAGCGCATCCTGGTGCGCAGGGCAGCGTCCAGGTTGCAGAAGGGTTCATCCAGAAGGCACAGCTTAGGCTCCACAATCAGCGCCCTGGCAAGGGCCACCCTCTGCTGCTGTCCTCCGCTGATTTCCTGGATATAGGCCGAGGCATAATCTCCAAGCCCCACCATCTCAAGATAACGCATCCCCTTCTGCCGGGCCTGTTCCCGCTTCACTCCCCGGAATTTCAAGCCGTAAACCACATTCTGGAGCACTGTCATGTGGGGAAACAGGCCGTAGGACTGGAAGACGGTTGTCACAGGCCTCTGTTCCGGAGGGATACGGGTGATGTCCTGGCCATCCAGCCGCACGCTGCCGCTGTCCGGCTCCAGGAAGCCTCCTATCATATTGAGGGTCGTTGTCTTCCCGCACCCTGACGCCCCAAGGATGCACAGAAGCTGGCCCTGTTCCAGGGTAAGGGATAAATCCCGCACCACTTCCCTGCCGTCAAAGTGTTTTTTCAAATGGTCAAGTTCAAGATACACGTCGCTTACCTGCCTTCCATGTTATTAAATAAGCCATGCCTTCCACTGCCAGCACCACCAGGATGATGCTGGTGGCTATCAGGGAGGCCAAGGCGTAGTCTCCGGTATAAACCGCATCAAAAAGCTTGAACACTGCCAGCTTGCGGCCCGGATCTATGAGGAACAGGATGGCTCCGGCCGTAGTCATGCTGCTGGAAAAGTTATACACAAAACAGCTGAGAAAGGCCGGTCTGAGACCGGGCAGTATTACGGTCTTCAGCACCGACATCTGCCCCCCGCCCAGGTCCCGCACTGCTTTTTCCTGTGCTCTGGGCACCTGGGTCAGGGTGGCCGAACATATCTTTGTGGCCGTGGGAAGCTGCTTGAAAAGCATGTTGGAAATAACAATCAGGGCAGTGCCTGTCAGCTTTAAGGGCGGAGAATTAAAGGCCAGGATATAGCCGATTCCAAAGCAGGTTCCCGGCAGCATATAGGGCAGCGTAACCAGACAGTCAAAGAAATTCCGGCCCGGAATCTGTCTCCGCTCCATGTAATAGGCGAACAGCATGGCAAAGAGGGTTCCGGCCAGGGATACAATGAGCGCATATGCCACGCTGCGCCCCATGGTGTCCAGGTCAAAACGGACCATCTGTTCCAGATACCGGGTGGTAAAGGAATACACACCTCTGGTGCTTTTGAGGAAACCGGATATGAATATACATCCGTACTGCAGAGCCATCATAAAAAAGAACAGTATGCTTCCCAGGTTTGCCAGAATCCCGGCCGCCCCGCATTTTCCCAGTGAAAGGGCCAGGGGCTCCTGTCTCCCCCTGCTTCCCTCTGTCAGCATATCCGAACGTTTCATCAGTTTCCGGTAGAGGAAAAACGCAGCTATGGAGGGAAGCATCAGAACCATATTCATGGCGGAGGCCTTCTCCAGATTAGAGTATCCCACCAGCTGGAGATATATCTCTGACGCAATAGTGCTGAACCTTCCGCCGATGATGACCGGAGTCCCAAAATCTGCCAGGGAACGGACAAAGGAAAGGAGCAGGGCCACCCAGATCCCCGGCCGTATAAGAGGCAGTACAATGTCCCCCAAAATGGCCTTGGGGCTGGCTCCCAGATCCCTGGCTGCCCGTATGCTGTCTCCATCCAGTTTGGTCAGGATTCCCCCCAGGAACAAGGCATTTAAAGGCACAAAGGAAAGGCTCTGCATCAGGATAACTCCCCAGCAGTTATAGGGATCCCAGCTCAGCCCCAGCAGCCGGTACGTAATCCATCCCCGGCGTCCATAGAGCTGTATATAGGCCAGGGAGGATACAAAGGGAGGGGAGACCATGGTAATCAGCAGAAGCGCCATGCAGAGCATCCTGGCAGCTCCCCGTCTTGTGGTAAGGAACAGGGCTGCCGCCGTGGAAAAGGCAGTGCACAGCAGGGATGCGCAGACACCCACGAACACACTGTTCCAGAGATTTCCCCTGTACTGGTTCCAGACAGCAGCATATGCGTCATAGCTTATGCCCTTTCCGTCCCACAGACTCCGTATCAGGATGCAGAGCATGGGCCAGAACACAAACAGGAAAACGCTGGCCAGCAGAACTGCCAGCAGCACTTTATCCGCCCCATATCCTGCAATGCCAAAAAGGACATCTTTCGATGCCCTTTTGCCATACATGTCTCCATGCATGTTTCCGTGTTTATTTGTATTCATATCTCTATGGATGCTGTCAAACCTATTCATCTGCTGCCTTATCTCCCATCAGCGCCTCAAAATGCTCCAGGATTTCCGTACGCTTTTCACCGAACAGGGACAGGTCCTCCTTCATCAGCATGCCGGTGTCATATCCCAGGTCCAGTCCTTCCAGGGACGGCTTGATGGTCTTTACGCTGTTCTTCTGGTCAATCTCTGCCAGCATCTGGAGATTCTCGTCACTGCTGAACAGCCACTCTATAAAGTACTTGGCCGCGTCTGTATTCTCTGCATTCTTAAATGCCGCCACTCCCTCGGGAACCCATGGAATACCATCCGCCGGGTAAACGATGGACACATCATACTCGTCTAACAGGGACTCGATGGTGCCGTCGATGTATGTGATTCCGATGGCATATTCATCGGTGGTCACCTTATTCTTAGGATCGGATCCGCGTTTTGCATAGTAAGCTATATTCTTATTCAGACCTTCAAAATAGGACCAGCCATCCTCTTCGCCCTTAGCCTGAAGCAGGGCATTGACCACAGCATAGTTGGTTCCTGATACAGCCGGGTTGGACATGATGATTTCGCCTTCATATTCTGCCTTTAACAAATCATCCCAGCTGGCAGGTGCCTCTATATTAAGCTCCTCCATGAGGCCGTCGTTGAGCAGAAAGCCTACGATGGTGATTCCCTTGGAATACCAGTAGCCCTCCGGGTCCTTAAAGTCCTCTGCCAGGTCCCCAGAAGCGTCAAAGGTAACCTGTTCTAACAGTCCGTCATCCTTCGCGCTCATGAATGCGTCAATGCCGCCTCCAAACCATAAATCGGCAGATGGTGTGCCGCCCTCCGCACGGAGCTTGGAGAGCACCTCTCCTGAGGACATGGACAGCAGCTCAACCTTAACACCGGTATCCTCTGTGAATTTGTCAAACAATGTTACATAATTCTCGCTGGTGGCCACTACCTTCATGGTGCCGGACAGAGCCGGTGCTTCTGCCTTAGATTCTGCATTGGCTTCTGCCTTAGTCTCCCCCTGGCTCCGGACTTCAGTTTCCTGGGCTGCGGTGGTTTCCCCGGTCTGGGATTCGGCAGGAGCCCCTGCAGTATTATTGCCTGTGCCATTGCTGCTGCCGCAGGCTGCCAGGGCCGGTACCATGGTAAGCGCCATTAACAGGGCAACTATTTTCTTTCTCATCTGTGGTCGTATCCTTTCTTAATCGTATTTTATATCACTATCCTGTCCTCTTCTGAAGGACAGCAATAACCATTGTTGAATTATAATGAGCACCGGCCCTTAAGTCAATATACAGACTGTCTGTATAGAAAAAAACAAACAGGCAGAAAATCAGATAGAAAAAATCTATTCGCTGCCGAGGCCCGCTGGACTGTATTAATTTGTAAAAAGGAATAGACGGTGCCAGGGCATTGTGATAGAATAAACAAGGTTATTTTCCCGGCATATGGCCGGGATTTTTGATGAATATGTGTAGATATATGCCAGATATATGATGGATATAATGGAGGGGTTTTGAAAATGGAACATAAAAGAA
Coding sequences within:
- a CDS encoding FadR/GntR family transcriptional regulator encodes the protein MRQKTETLSERVAVKIRQYIIENEMKAGDRLPNELQMAEYCEVGRGTVRDAVKLLRFEGLVEVVQGSGTYLLRQKQKPIEISGGETPNLLGAFLPEELPNKALEFSEVRLMLEPDIAALAATNATYEDCRKLMELEAEVRWQIQMQESHYEKDIEFHLQIARCSKNEIACKLMEIVVKGIPLFCKVTNDELANQTVKFHHMISESIERGDASGARYSMIDHLNSTRRKIIEEIEQQKAGKSSNDF
- a CDS encoding sodium-dependent transporter, which translates into the protein MNKQKKTDSSPAAVHQNGGFGSSLGFVLACVGSAVGMGNIWMFPYRVGQYGGGAFLVPYILFIVLFGLVGLSAEFAIGRRARTGTLGAYEYCWKKIEKGRLGYFLGWIPLLGSLGIAIGYAIIVGWVVRALAGSVTGAILTADAAAYFSQATGEFGSVPWHVLVVVTAAGILMFGATKGIEKINKVLMPSFFVLFAILAIRVAFLPGAAEGYKFLFAPDWSDLLKVDTWVMAMGQAFFSLSITGSGMIVYGTYLAKTEDIPKASIRTAFFDTVAAMMAALAIMPAVFAFGIEPNAGPPLMFITLPEIFRQMPMGRLFAVIFFLSVAFAGITSLINMFEAVSESWQNRFKLPRKAAVALCSGIALLVGIFLESEPKVGSWMDFITIIVVPFGAVLGAVSIYYILGYKEIREELEEGRKKPLGEFFGPLARYVYVPLAVIVFILGIVYGGIG
- a CDS encoding PHP domain-containing protein, which gives rise to MLVDMHLHECTYSSDSKISLEEIVTTARGRGLDAVCITDHDSMGLREYAAEYSDRTGFPIFVGIEFFSLQGDITAWGIEDYPGCRVDAQDFINHVNEAGGFCVSCHPFRNNNRGLEENLRAVKGLHGVEVLNGSTALEANRRAFSYCRELGLKTIGASDAHTKGQIGKYATWLPEKVDCLKDFVEQLKTRQVRPAVWNGSSYDVVDML
- a CDS encoding ABC transporter ATP-binding protein encodes the protein MYLELDHLKKHFDGREVVRDLSLTLEQGQLLCILGASGCGKTTTLNMIGGFLEPDSGSVRLDGQDITRIPPEQRPVTTVFQSYGLFPHMTVLQNVVYGLKFRGVKREQARQKGMRYLEMVGLGDYASAYIQEISGGQQQRVALARALIVEPKLCLLDEPFCNLDAALRTRMRYELKRLQKDLGLTMVFVTHDQEEAIILADRIAIMDQGELVQNDAPLDLCRKPASPFVAEFMDLESLVWTEDGRLLKIIKR
- a CDS encoding ABC transporter permease produces the protein MNRFDSIHRDMNTNKHGNMHGDMYGKRASKDVLFGIAGYGADKVLLAVLLASVFLFVFWPMLCILIRSLWDGKGISYDAYAAVWNQYRGNLWNSVFVGVCASLLCTAFSTAAALFLTTRRGAARMLCMALLLITMVSPPFVSSLAYIQLYGRRGWITYRLLGLSWDPYNCWGVILMQSLSFVPLNALFLGGILTKLDGDSIRAARDLGASPKAILGDIVLPLIRPGIWVALLLSFVRSLADFGTPVIIGGRFSTIASEIYLQLVGYSNLEKASAMNMVLMLPSIAAFFLYRKLMKRSDMLTEGSRGRQEPLALSLGKCGAAGILANLGSILFFFMMALQYGCIFISGFLKSTRGVYSFTTRYLEQMVRFDLDTMGRSVAYALIVSLAGTLFAMLFAYYMERRQIPGRNFFDCLVTLPYMLPGTCFGIGYILAFNSPPLKLTGTALIVISNMLFKQLPTATKICSATLTQVPRAQEKAVRDLGGGQMSVLKTVILPGLRPAFLSCFVYNFSSSMTTAGAILFLIDPGRKLAVFKLFDAVYTGDYALASLIATSIILVVLAVEGMAYLITWKAGKRRVS
- a CDS encoding ABC transporter substrate-binding protein; this encodes MRKKIVALLMALTMVPALAACGSSNGTGNNTAGAPAESQTGETTAAQETEVRSQGETKAEANAESKAEAPALSGTMKVVATSENYVTLFDKFTEDTGVKVELLSMSSGEVLSKLRAEGGTPSADLWFGGGIDAFMSAKDDGLLEQVTFDASGDLAEDFKDPEGYWYSKGITIVGFLLNDGLMEELNIEAPASWDDLLKAEYEGEIIMSNPAVSGTNYAVVNALLQAKGEEDGWSYFEGLNKNIAYYAKRGSDPKNKVTTDEYAIGITYIDGTIESLLDEYDVSIVYPADGIPWVPEGVAAFKNAENTDAAKYFIEWLFSSDENLQMLAEIDQKNSVKTIKPSLEGLDLGYDTGMLMKEDLSLFGEKRTEILEHFEALMGDKAADE